ACCTGCGCGGCTACCTGCCGGGCACCACTCCCGCCTGCCGCCGGCCTAGCTGGCCACCGGAACAAGCCCGAAAGAACTAGTCCTCGTCCGCCCGCGCCAGGGTTCGTTGCACCTCCGGCTCGTCGATCATCAACACGGTGCCGCGGGCCGCCACCTTGGCGGGATCGAATTCATAGTCCCGGATCACCCGCCGGAACGCTTCTTTCAGAGCCCGGGCGCCCAGCCGCGGCCGCGCCGCCGCTTCCTGGGCGATGCGCCGCACCGCCGCCGGCGAGATGGCCAGCTCCAAACCCTGGCTGGCGAAATAGTGCTGGGCGTGTTCCAGGCTCGAGTCGGAACCATCGAGGAAGATCTGCATCAACTCCTCCACCCCCAGGTCCTGGAGCAGGACCACGGCGTCGAAGCGCGAGAGAAACTGCGGGCTCATGCCGTAGTCGAAGAGGTCGTCGTAGGTCAGCCAGTCCCGCAGATGGAATTGCAGCTCCTCCCGCAGCTTGCCGTCCTCCACCACCGTCACCGCCTGGAGCGCCCCCTTGTCGCGGCCGATGGTGACCCGGTCGTAGACCGAATCGTAGAGTCCTTCGAAGGCTCCCCCGGCGACAAAGAGGATGCCGCTGGAGTCCACCCGTACCTCGCGGCCACCGGCCGTCTCGTCTCCACAGGCCCACGAGGGCAGATGGAAGGGCACCGACTCGTTCTCGATCAGGGTCAGCAACGCCTCCTGGGCTCGAATCCCCGCCGCGTGCAGCTCATTCCCCACGTGGGAGCGGATCTTGTCCACCTCGTCGACGAAGACGATGCCGCCGGAGACCCGCTCCAGCAGCGCTTCCGTCGATGCCTCCGGCCCCAGCTGCTCCCGAGCCCGCTCCAGCAGCTGGCGTAGGACCACCTCACCGGCCTGACCACCCTCGGTGGCCTCCGCCAGCACCTTGGCGTGAAAGCGCACCACCGTCGAGCGGGCGGCCCGGCGCGGGTCTTCCGCCAGAAAGGCCTCCACCGACCGCATCAGGGTGGTCTTGCCGGTACCCGAAGAGCCGATGAGCAGGATGTTGCCGGTATGGACTCCCGCCAGATGCTTGGCCAGGGCCACCGCCATCTCCCGCACCGCCTCCTCCTGACCGATGACGCGGCGGCCCAGGGCGCGAGCGATCTCCGCCGGGGTGAGGGGGGCCGTGGCCCGGGCTTCAGACGAGGGCTCCGGCGGGGCGCCGGACGGAGACTGGGGACTGGTAGCTTGGCTCATGCTCGGGATTCTACCGCCGCGGGCGGCGGAAGCCGCGGATTCATCGACCGCTGCCGGGCCGGAACCCGGCAGCGGTCCTCGGACTCTAGATTCTAGTAATACACGCAGCAGCCACCGACGCAGCTGGGGAAGGGGCGATCCCAGTAGACGGGACAGACGAAGGGGTTGCCGGTGGGGCAGGTGTACTGGCAGGAGAGCTCCTGGACGTCCGGAGTGGCCAGAGGATTGTCCAGGCCGAGCAGATCACCGGCAGCCGCCGGCTCTACTTCTGCCGTCTCCGGGAATGCCGTCTCTGGGGATGCCGTCTCTGGGGATGCCGGCGGAGCCGGCTGGACCGAGGCCTCGGCATCGGGAAGATCGACGGCAGGGGCCTGCGCCGCCAGCGGGGCGGCGAATCCGGTGATCACCAGCAGAGCCAGGGCGAGGATGGAAGCTGAGAATTTCATGAGAACCTTTCTGCGCACAGCGCTCAATGGATAATACTAGCGATATATCATAATTTCTTAATGAAAGGTAGATCTTCGCCCTCTCAGCATCTTCCCCGGCCTGTTAAAATCCCCGTCATGCTCAAATCGGCTGAGTCCCCCTGCCGCCGTCCTCATCGAACCTTCTTGCTCCTTCTCTGCTGCCTCGGTCTGTTGATCGGGCTCAGCCCTTCGCCAGCCCATGCCGGCAAGCTCGAGCGGGACCTGGAAGAGGCCCAAAAGCTCCTCGACGCAGGCCAGCCCATCGAAGTGCTGCACCTTCTCGACCCCTGGATTCAAAAGCAGAAGCCATCGGCCCAAGCGCTGCTGTTGAGCAGCACCGCGCGCCTCATGGCCGGCGACGTGGAGCGCGGCCGCCAGCAGCTGGAACAGAGCCTCGCCGCCGACCCGACGCTGCGCCAGGGCTGGCTCAACCTCGGGGCATTGCACGTCGCCGACGAAGCCTGGGACGCCGCCCTGCAGGCCTTCGAGAAAGCCGAGAAGCTCGATCCCCAAGCCGACGACAACCACCTCAACATCGGTGCCGTGCGGCTGCTGCGGGGCGAGCTGGAGCCCGCCGCCGCCCGCTTCCAGCGCTATCTGCAAAGCCAAGAGGCCCTCGGCACCGAAGCCGCGGCGCAGGGCCACTACCTGGTGGCCTCCAATTACGCCGTGGCCGGCTACACCCGCCTCACCGTCGAGCATCTGGCCCAGTGCTTCCGCCTGCAGGAGCGCTATCGGCTGCGGGCCCGCACCGACGCCACCTTCGACCCGCTGCGCGCCGAGCGGCTCTTCCAGCAGCTCCTGGAGCGCGACCTCTATGCACCCCCGAAGGGCACCCTGAGCGCCCGCAAGACCTTCGACACCGCCTACGACGCCACCGACGGGCGGCTCCTGGGTGCGGTCATCGACGCGCTCCAGGAAGCCGGCATGACCTTCGAGTCCCGGGTCGAGGTCGCCCCTTCCTGGGCGCTGGTGTGGGGCGAATGGCGCATCAAGGTCACCAACGCCGCCGAGGGCCAAGGGCTGGTGGAGATCACCGCGGCTCCCGCAGGTTGGACCGAAGAACGCTGGCGCCAGCGCACCCAGAGCCTGTTCCAACGCATCTCCGACCAACTCGACCGCTGAGCAGGCGCCTCCACGTCATGGACCTCCCCCCCATCCCCCTGATCATCCTGGGCGGCCGCGACCGCCGCCGGTCGCAGCTTCCCGACCAGGACGACGGTCAACAGCCGCTGA
The genomic region above belongs to Acidobacteriota bacterium and contains:
- a CDS encoding AAA family ATPase: MSQATSPQSPSGAPPEPSSEARATAPLTPAEIARALGRRVIGQEEAVREMAVALAKHLAGVHTGNILLIGSSGTGKTTLMRSVEAFLAEDPRRAARSTVVRFHAKVLAEATEGGQAGEVVLRQLLERAREQLGPEASTEALLERVSGGIVFVDEVDKIRSHVGNELHAAGIRAQEALLTLIENESVPFHLPSWACGDETAGGREVRVDSSGILFVAGGAFEGLYDSVYDRVTIGRDKGALQAVTVVEDGKLREELQFHLRDWLTYDDLFDYGMSPQFLSRFDAVVLLQDLGVEELMQIFLDGSDSSLEHAQHYFASQGLELAISPAAVRRIAQEAAARPRLGARALKEAFRRVIRDYEFDPAKVAARGTVLMIDEPEVQRTLARADED